One part of the Diadema setosum chromosome 22, eeDiaSeto1, whole genome shotgun sequence genome encodes these proteins:
- the LOC140245605 gene encoding nociceptin receptor-like, with protein sequence MNTELNSSYWENQREMYTTDLGVTEPGEQTMTWSWYPLPWSWYIIGELVTAILGIMGNLLVIVVIFSRRSKSRSTDILVGHLACADLLTSLFLVPYPELNTIPYTWFGTLFCKVFKGNYLMWTSVTASIYILSAISIDRYFAVVYPLHFKRFVSRKLVIAVVAMIWLGASVLMIPILLINNADVIPGKCIFHLPFPKLQVAYGFFTFIIRLAIPTIIMLFTQITIVRVLRREAVRFKSQETAQSTASFHDVARARVLQLLLLVVLVYIVCWAPDQIAFLSFNLGLVPRSHFASPLHRILVVLAFCNSCANPILYTFRHQQFRRAVKDFFKGVTSSSSPIFEEIVPEKTPA encoded by the coding sequence ATGAATACCGAGCTCAACAGTTCATATTGGGAGAATCAAAGGGAAATGTACACAACTGACTTAGGAGTGACAGAACCCGGCGAGCAAACAATGACTTGGTCCTGGTACCCCTTGCCGTGGTCGTGGTATATCATTGGCGAGCTGGTAACCGCCATTCTCGGAATCATGGGCAACCTCCTCGTGATTGTCGTCATATTTTCCCGCCGTTCGAAGAGTAGATCTACTGATATTCTGGTAGGTCACCTGGCATGTGCAGACCTACTGACGTCGCTGTTCCTGGTTCCCTATCCCGAACTAAACACCATCCCATACACATGGTTTGGAACTCTATTCTGCAAGGTCTTCAAAGGGAACTACTTGATGTGGACGTCGGTGACAGCGTCCATATACATTCTATCGGCCATATCGATTGATCGCTACTTTGCTGTCGTGTATCCATTGCATTTTAAGCGTTTCGTCAGTCGTAAACTTGTCATTGCGGTTGTCGCTATGATATGGCTAGGTGCCTCCGTTCTCATGATCCCGATACTTTTGATCAACAACGCAGACGTTATCCCAGGAAAATGCATATTTCATCTACCGTTTCCGAAGCTCCAGGTCGCTTATGGCTTTTTCACCTTCATCATTCGACTCGCTATTCCCACAATCATCATGCTCTTCACACAGATTACTATCGTTCGCGTCCTTCGACGGGAAGCTGTCCGTTTCAAGTCACAGGAAACGGCGCAATCCACGGCGTCTTTCCACGACGTCGCACGAGCCCGCGTTCTCCAGCTTCTGCTCCTGGTTGTGCTGGTGTATATAGTTTGTTGGGCCCCTGACCAGATCGCTTTTCTCTCCTTCAACCTCGGCCTAGTGCCCCGCTCCCATTTTGCAAGTCCTCTCCATCGCATCCTAGTCGTTCTTGCCTTTTGCAACTCTTGTGCTAACCCCATCCTTTACACTTTTCGTCACCAACAGTTTCGGAGAGCTGTTAAAGATTTCTTCAAAGGCGTTACCTCAAGCAGCTCGCCGATATTTGAAGAAATCGTTCCCGAGAAAACCCCAGCCTAG
- the LOC140245604 gene encoding allatostatin-A receptor-like gives MNTELNSSQQENQREMYTTDFEVTELEQTMTWSWHPMQWSWYIIGELVTAILGIMGNLLVIVVIFCRRSKSRSTDILVGHLACADLLTSLFLVPYPELNTIPYTWFGALFCKVFKGNYLMWTSVTASIYILSAISIDRYFAVVYPLHFKRFISRRFVIAVVAMIWIGASVLMIPIILINNADVNPGKCIFHLPFPKLQVAFGLFTFIIRLAIPTIIMLFTQVTIARVLRREAARFKSQKTAQSLPSSFHDVARARVLELLLLVVVVYIVCWAPDQLAFLSFNLGLVPDSHFASPLHRILIVLAFCNSCANPIIYTFRHKKFRGAAKDLFKGVTASRSPIFEEFVSENSRITTPQGVAKHQNY, from the coding sequence ATGAATACCGAGCTCAACAGTTCACAACAGGAGAATCAACGGGAGATGTACACAACTGATTTTGAAGTGACAGAACTCGAACAAACAATGACTTGGTCCTGGCATCCCATGCAGTGGTCGTGGTACATCATTGGCGAGCTGGTAACCGCCATTCTCGGAATCATGGGCAACCTCCTCGTGATTGTTGTCATATTCTGTCGACGTTCGAAGAGTAGATCTACCGATATTCTGGTAGGGCACCTGGCATGTGCAGACCTACTGACATCGCTGTTCCTGGTTCCCTATCCCGAACTAAACACCATCCCATACACATGGTTTGGAGCCCTATTCTGCAAGGTCTTCAAAGGGAACTACTTGATGTGGACGTCTGTGACTGCGTCAATATACATCCTATCGGCCATATCGATTGATCGGTACTTTGCTGTCGTGTATCCATTGCATTTTAAGCGTTTTATTAGTCGCAGATTCGTCATTGCGGTTGTCGCTATGATTTGGATCGGTGCCTCCGTTCTCATGATCCCGATAATTTTAATCAACAACGCAGACGTTAACCCGGGAAAATGCATATTTCATCTACCATTTCCGAAGCTCCAGGTCGCCTTCGGCTTGTTCACTTTCATCATCCGACTCGCCATTCCCACAATCATCATGCTGTTCACCCAGGTTACTATCGCTCGCGTCCTCCGACGGGAAGCTGCTCGTTTCAAATCACAGAAGACGGCGCAGTCGCTACCGTCCTCTTTCCACGACGTCGCACGAGCCCGCGTTCTTGAACTTCTGCTCCTGGTCGTGGTGGTGTATATAGTTTGCTGGGCCCCAGACCAGCTagcttttctctctttcaaccTCGGACTAGTGCCAGACTCCCACTTCGCCAGTCCTCTCCATCGCATCCTAATCGTTCTCGCCTTTTGCAACTCTTGCGCTAATCCGATCATTTACACTTTTCGTCACAAAAAATTCCGTGGGGCTGCCAAAGATTTGTTCAAAGGAGTTACCGCAAGTAGATCGCCGATATTTGAAGAATTCGTTTCCGAAAACTCTCGGATTACAACACCACAAGGTGTCGCAAAACACCAAAACTATTGA